The following are from one region of the Pseudomonas putida genome:
- a CDS encoding TauD/TfdA family dioxygenase → MHIEQLTCAIGAEVSGVNLADAIHDDDLFAQLRAQLLRHRVLFLRDQHFSRAEHVAFARRFGDLEDHPVAGSDPEHPGLVQIYKRPDQPNDRYENAWHTDATWREAPPMGCVLRCIECPPVGGDTMWANMVLAYENLPADVKARIEGLRARHSIEASFGAAMPLEKRLALKAQFPDAEHPVVRTHPETGEQVLFVNAFTTHFSNYHTPQRVRFGQDANPGASDLLRYLISQAYLPEYQVRWRWKPNSVAIWDNRSTQHYAVMDYPPCHRKMERAGIKGSPTF, encoded by the coding sequence ATGCACATCGAACAACTGACTTGCGCGATCGGTGCCGAGGTAAGTGGGGTCAACCTGGCCGACGCGATCCACGACGACGACCTGTTCGCCCAGCTTCGCGCGCAGTTGCTCCGGCACCGTGTGCTGTTCCTGCGTGATCAGCACTTCAGCCGCGCCGAACACGTGGCGTTCGCCCGCCGCTTCGGCGACCTGGAAGACCACCCGGTGGCCGGCAGCGACCCGGAACACCCTGGGCTGGTGCAGATCTACAAGCGCCCGGACCAGCCCAACGACCGCTATGAAAATGCCTGGCACACCGACGCCACCTGGCGCGAGGCACCACCGATGGGCTGTGTGCTGCGCTGCATCGAATGCCCGCCCGTGGGCGGTGACACGATGTGGGCGAACATGGTCTTGGCCTACGAGAATCTGCCAGCCGATGTAAAGGCCAGGATCGAAGGCTTGCGCGCCCGCCACAGCATCGAGGCCAGCTTTGGCGCCGCCATGCCGCTGGAAAAGCGCCTGGCGCTGAAGGCGCAGTTTCCCGATGCCGAGCACCCGGTGGTGCGCACCCACCCGGAAACCGGCGAGCAGGTGCTGTTCGTCAACGCTTTCACCACCCATTTCAGCAATTACCACACCCCGCAGCGGGTGCGCTTCGGGCAGGACGCCAACCCCGGTGCCAGCGACCTGCTGCGCTACCTGATCAGCCAGGCCTACCTGCCGGAGTACCAGGTGCGCTGGCGCTGGAAGCCCAACAGCGTGGCGATCTGGGACAACCGCAGCACCCAGCACTACGCCGTCATGGACTACCCGCCGTGCCACCGCAAGATGGAGCGCGCCGGGATCAAGGGCAGCCCCACGTTCTGA
- a CDS encoding 3-keto-5-aminohexanoate cleavage protein translates to MQFFDDSLHPENMEKVVITVAPYGPEWMPEDFPEDIPLTMDEQVQKAVDCYEAGATVLHLHVRELDGKGSKRLSKFNELIAGVREAVPDMIIQVGGSISFAPESEGEAAKWLSDDTRHMLAELTPRPDQVTVAINTTQMNIMELLYPEYLEGTSLASPAIHAAYSEMTVPAGPAWVREHLRRLQASNIQPHFQLTGMHALETLERIVRRGDYMGPLNLTWIGIGGGFDGPNPFNFFNFIHRAPDGCTLTAESLLKNVLPFNTMALAMGLHPRCGNEDTIIDQQGKRFTSVQQIQQTVRVAHELGREIASGKEARAIYRIGQHYDSIEQTLKANGMAPNRQPGVKGVPQRG, encoded by the coding sequence ATGCAATTCTTCGACGATTCGTTGCACCCGGAAAACATGGAAAAGGTGGTGATCACCGTGGCCCCCTATGGCCCGGAGTGGATGCCCGAAGACTTCCCTGAAGATATCCCCCTGACGATGGACGAGCAGGTACAGAAGGCTGTCGACTGCTATGAGGCCGGTGCCACCGTACTGCACCTGCACGTGCGCGAACTGGACGGCAAGGGCTCCAAGCGCCTGTCCAAGTTCAACGAGCTGATCGCCGGGGTGCGCGAAGCGGTGCCGGACATGATCATCCAGGTTGGCGGGTCGATTTCCTTCGCCCCGGAAAGCGAAGGCGAGGCGGCCAAATGGCTGTCGGACGACACCCGGCACATGCTCGCCGAGCTGACGCCGCGCCCCGACCAGGTGACCGTGGCCATCAACACCACGCAGATGAACATCATGGAGCTGCTGTACCCCGAGTACCTGGAAGGCACCTCGCTGGCCAGCCCGGCGATTCATGCCGCCTACAGCGAAATGACCGTGCCGGCCGGCCCGGCCTGGGTACGTGAACACCTGCGCCGTCTGCAGGCCAGCAACATCCAGCCGCATTTCCAGCTGACCGGCATGCATGCCCTGGAGACGCTCGAGCGCATCGTCCGCCGCGGTGACTACATGGGCCCGCTGAACCTTACCTGGATCGGCATTGGCGGCGGCTTCGACGGGCCCAACCCGTTCAACTTCTTCAACTTCATCCACCGCGCGCCGGACGGTTGCACCCTGACCGCCGAATCGTTGCTCAAGAACGTGCTGCCGTTCAACACCATGGCCCTGGCCATGGGCCTGCACCCGCGCTGCGGCAACGAAGACACCATCATCGACCAGCAGGGCAAGCGCTTCACCTCGGTGCAGCAGATCCAGCAGACCGTGCGCGTGGCCCACGAGCTGGGCCGCGAGATTGCCAGCGGCAAGGAAGCTCGCGCCATCTACCGCATCGGGCAGCATTACGACAGCATCGAGCAGACCCTCAAGGCCAACGGCATGGCACCGAATCGCCAGCCTGGTGTGAAGGGTGTGCCGCAGCGCGGCTGA
- a CDS encoding MFS transporter, whose product MATYLASAEDSGTDTAHSVPRRYAWVVFALTFGLLISDYMSRQVLNAVFPLLKGEWALSDSQLGLLSGIVALMVGLLTFPLSLLADRFGRVRSLVLMAVLWSLATLGCALAENYPQMFIARFLVGVGEAAYGSVGIAVVVAVFPRDMRSTLAGAFMAGGMFGSVLGMALGGVLAQHLGWRWAFAGMALFGLVLAMLYPLIVKEARIAPRCAQQAQGSAGRPLRTLYSSRSVLAAYVGSGLQLFVGGTVIVWMPSYLNRYYAMGTDRAGAIAAVIVLCSGIGMILCAMLCDRLGRQRPDRKISLAIAYCLGSCALLSLAFALPAGTAQLVLICLGMMIAAGTNGPSSAMVANLTHAAVHGTAFATLTLANNLLGLATGPLITGRVSDLIGLHAAFQLVPLMSIGAAAVFFLAKRHYHRDMERLHAPAGDAAAPREMKP is encoded by the coding sequence ATGGCCACCTACCTCGCCAGTGCCGAAGATTCCGGCACCGACACTGCCCACAGCGTCCCGCGGCGCTATGCCTGGGTGGTCTTTGCCCTGACCTTCGGCCTGTTGATCTCCGACTACATGTCGCGCCAGGTGCTCAATGCGGTCTTCCCGCTGCTCAAGGGCGAATGGGCCTTGAGCGACAGCCAGCTCGGCCTGCTCAGCGGTATCGTCGCGCTGATGGTCGGCCTGCTTACGTTCCCGCTGTCGCTGCTGGCCGACCGCTTCGGCCGGGTGCGCAGCCTGGTGCTGATGGCAGTTCTGTGGAGCCTGGCCACCCTCGGCTGCGCCCTGGCAGAAAACTACCCGCAAATGTTCATCGCGCGGTTTCTGGTCGGAGTCGGCGAGGCTGCCTACGGCAGCGTCGGCATTGCCGTGGTGGTCGCCGTGTTCCCCCGCGACATGCGCTCGACCCTGGCCGGTGCCTTCATGGCGGGCGGCATGTTCGGCTCGGTACTGGGCATGGCCCTGGGCGGTGTGCTGGCCCAGCACCTGGGCTGGCGCTGGGCATTTGCCGGCATGGCGCTGTTCGGCCTGGTGCTGGCGATGTTATACCCGCTGATTGTCAAGGAGGCGCGTATTGCGCCTCGATGCGCGCAGCAGGCGCAAGGCAGTGCCGGCCGCCCGCTGCGCACCCTTTACAGTAGCCGTTCGGTCCTTGCGGCCTACGTCGGTAGCGGGCTGCAACTGTTCGTCGGCGGCACTGTGATCGTGTGGATGCCCAGCTACCTGAACCGCTATTACGCCATGGGCACTGACCGCGCCGGGGCGATTGCCGCCGTCATCGTGTTGTGCAGCGGCATCGGCATGATCCTCTGCGCGATGCTCTGCGACCGCCTCGGGCGGCAGCGCCCGGACCGCAAGATCAGCCTGGCCATTGCCTATTGCCTGGGCAGTTGCGCACTGTTGTCCCTCGCGTTCGCGTTGCCAGCCGGCACCGCGCAACTGGTGCTGATCTGCCTGGGCATGATGATCGCCGCCGGCACCAACGGCCCGTCCAGTGCCATGGTCGCCAACCTCACCCACGCCGCGGTACACGGCACCGCGTTCGCCACCCTGACCCTGGCCAACAACCTGTTGGGCCTGGCCACCGGGCCGCTGATCACCGGGCGCGTTTCCGACCTGATTGGCCTGCATGCCGCCTTTCAACTGGTGCCGCTGATGAGCATTGGTGCGGCGGCAGTGTTTTTCCTCGCCAAACGCCATTACCACCGCGACATGGAACGTCTGCATGCACCGGCAGGCGACGCTGCCGCGCCCCGGGAGATGAAACCGTGA
- a CDS encoding Rieske 2Fe-2S domain-containing protein, which yields MSRRIALAPHQVPERDGRVLLSCEGRSVALFNVADSLYAIEDSCPHQGASLCGGRLEGRVIQCCAHGLRFDLASGYLVSSRALKVASYPVEQQGGQVYIVFDSEEAGQ from the coding sequence ATGAGCCGGCGTATTGCACTGGCCCCTCATCAGGTGCCGGAACGTGACGGCCGTGTGCTGTTGTCCTGCGAAGGGCGCAGCGTGGCGCTGTTCAACGTTGCCGACTCGCTCTATGCCATTGAAGACAGCTGCCCGCACCAGGGCGCGTCGTTGTGCGGCGGGCGGCTGGAGGGCCGTGTCATCCAGTGTTGCGCGCATGGCCTGCGCTTTGACCTGGCCAGCGGTTACCTGGTCAGTTCCAGGGCCTTGAAGGTTGCCAGCTACCCGGTCGAGCAGCAGGGCGGGCAGGTCTACATCGTGTTTGACAGTGAGGAAGCGGGGCAATGA
- a CDS encoding putative sulfate exporter family transporter, with amino-acid sequence MNTLALSATHQRIRTLAPGVVVSLVVGAAASFLSEHYAAPVMLFALLLGMALNFLAVDGPCKAGIEFTARTVLRLGVALLGMRITLDQIASLGWKPVALVVALVVVTILVSVVVAKALGFSRLFGMLTGGATAICGASAALALAAALPQHPRKEHATLFTVIGVSALSTLAMILYPMIAQWLHLSPAQAGVFLGATIHDVAQVVGAGYSMSTETGDIATVVKLMRVAMLLPVIVCAAMITRCQGLEAGGQRPPLLPWFAVGFLLLACVNSTGWVPAAVQGGINDLSRGCLVVAISALGMKTQLKALASVGLKPIALMVGESVFLVLLVLALMHWGL; translated from the coding sequence ATGAATACACTGGCACTGAGCGCTACCCATCAGCGTATCCGCACCCTTGCCCCGGGCGTGGTGGTCAGCCTTGTCGTTGGCGCGGCCGCCAGTTTCCTCAGTGAGCACTACGCAGCGCCGGTCATGCTGTTTGCCCTGCTGCTGGGGATGGCGCTGAACTTTCTCGCGGTTGACGGCCCCTGCAAGGCCGGTATCGAGTTCACTGCCCGCACGGTACTGCGCCTGGGGGTGGCGCTGCTTGGCATGCGCATCACCCTGGACCAGATCGCCAGCCTGGGCTGGAAGCCCGTGGCCTTGGTCGTGGCCCTGGTGGTGGTGACGATCCTGGTTTCGGTGGTGGTGGCCAAGGCCCTGGGGTTTTCACGGCTGTTCGGCATGCTCACCGGCGGTGCCACGGCCATTTGCGGTGCCTCGGCGGCGCTGGCGCTGGCAGCCGCATTGCCCCAGCACCCGCGCAAGGAGCATGCAACGCTGTTCACCGTGATCGGCGTGTCGGCGCTGTCGACCCTGGCGATGATCCTGTACCCGATGATTGCCCAGTGGCTGCACCTGTCCCCGGCGCAGGCCGGGGTCTTCCTCGGTGCGACCATCCACGACGTGGCGCAGGTGGTGGGGGCCGGCTACAGCATGTCCACCGAGACCGGCGACATCGCCACCGTGGTCAAGCTGATGCGGGTGGCCATGCTATTGCCGGTCATCGTCTGCGCGGCCATGATCACTCGGTGCCAGGGCCTTGAGGCCGGTGGCCAGCGGCCGCCCTTGCTACCCTGGTTCGCGGTCGGCTTTCTGCTGCTGGCGTGTGTCAACAGCACCGGCTGGGTGCCCGCCGCGGTGCAGGGCGGCATCAACGACCTGTCGCGTGGCTGCCTGGTGGTGGCGATCAGTGCCTTGGGCATGAAAACCCAACTCAAGGCGCTGGCCTCGGTCGGGCTCAAACCTATCGCGCTGATGGTGGGGGAGAGCGTGTTTTTAGTGCTTTTGGTGCTGGCGTTGATGCATTGGGGCCTTTAG
- a CDS encoding alpha/beta hydrolase encodes MEKLQTAATVLIVPGLRDHVAEHWQTLLASRLAKVRSVPPLQVDGLCCMARVGAIQRELDQIEGEVILVAHSAGVLMVAHWAARHRRPIKGALLAAPPDLNAQWPAHYPSPASLAEHGWTPLPQQPLPFPSIVAASSNDHLASFAAASTLAQGWGSELVALGAVGHLNPASGFGPWPQAEVFIQRLDQPNLQ; translated from the coding sequence GTGGAAAAACTGCAAACCGCTGCCACCGTGCTGATCGTCCCCGGCCTGCGCGACCATGTCGCCGAGCACTGGCAGACCCTGCTCGCAAGCCGCCTGGCCAAGGTGCGCAGCGTACCGCCGCTGCAGGTCGACGGCCTGTGCTGCATGGCCCGGGTCGGGGCGATCCAGCGCGAACTGGACCAGATCGAGGGTGAAGTGATTCTGGTGGCGCACAGCGCCGGCGTACTGATGGTCGCCCACTGGGCGGCGCGCCACAGGCGGCCGATCAAGGGGGCATTGCTGGCGGCGCCACCCGACCTGAACGCGCAATGGCCGGCCCACTACCCAAGCCCGGCCAGCCTGGCCGAGCACGGCTGGACGCCATTACCCCAGCAGCCGCTGCCGTTTCCCAGCATTGTCGCGGCCAGCAGTAACGATCACCTGGCCAGCTTTGCCGCAGCCAGCACCCTGGCTCAAGGCTGGGGGAGCGAACTGGTCGCACTGGGGGCCGTCGGCCACCTCAACCCGGCCTCCGGCTTTGGCCCTTGGCCGCAGGCCGAGGTTTTCATCCAGCGACTGGACCAGCCCAACCTGCAATAA
- a CDS encoding DUF1302 domain-containing protein: MPEHRIHRAVKPQRCLLACAIGLLTLPAAQAFEVDTGNENWAVRFDNTLKYNYGVRTESADKRMLGTPNSNDGDYNFRKAGTNITNRVDLLTELDVVYQGNTGFRVSTASWYDKAYDNTGSNSNPFVNGNGDQSGINPSLNGLPGTGVPLGSPHLSNYAQRYYSGPSGEVLDAFVFFSREVGEASQVSAKLGQHNLFWGETLLNPVHSLSYGQSGLDLAKLAASPGTEAKELFVPRNQLSTSFLVNSELTLGAQYFFDWDAARLPEAGTYYGGSDVVGEGAQSFLLGHTGTPGLIPVRGALTTIRRGHDLKPGKSGDWGIMAKWSPEWLGGTLGFYYRKTSEILPQAWLDTRGMTVANGPFGNPPGSRQGAVGNLYNSLQSTTYQFAYSDDIDIYGLSLSKDVGGISVGSDLNIRHNMPLASIPAIVSAPGQGGLGGGFGLLPARLPASGVIYDVPKDGDSLSATGDTLHWTLNGLMTIGDTPLFDSATLLGELFYSNLLKLDSHNEALYKGKSSYHGIDKATRDNWGIAVNFTPTWYQVLPGMDLSMPLSVNVGLDGVSPVQGGGAENTGNYAVGVSAAIYNQYFVDLKYVDSFGETKACKDGQTDGSTPNALDGEQDYTCYGGGYASFSGGGATTEDRGALYLTVKTTF, from the coding sequence ATGCCAGAACACCGCATTCACCGTGCTGTGAAACCACAGCGCTGCCTGCTCGCTTGCGCCATCGGCCTGCTCACGCTGCCCGCTGCCCAGGCGTTCGAAGTCGATACCGGCAATGAAAACTGGGCCGTGCGCTTCGACAACACCCTCAAGTACAACTATGGCGTGCGCACCGAAAGCGCCGACAAGCGCATGCTGGGCACGCCCAACAGCAACGACGGTGACTACAACTTCCGCAAGGCGGGTACCAACATCACCAACCGGGTCGACTTGCTGACTGAACTGGACGTGGTCTACCAGGGCAACACCGGGTTCCGCGTCAGCACCGCCAGCTGGTACGACAAGGCCTACGACAACACCGGTTCGAACAGCAATCCGTTCGTCAACGGCAACGGTGACCAGTCCGGCATCAACCCCAGCCTCAATGGCCTGCCCGGCACCGGTGTGCCGTTGGGCAGCCCGCACCTGAGCAACTACGCCCAGCGATACTACAGCGGCCCGTCCGGTGAAGTGCTGGATGCCTTCGTGTTCTTCAGCCGTGAAGTCGGCGAGGCCTCGCAGGTCAGTGCCAAGCTCGGCCAGCACAATCTGTTCTGGGGCGAAACCCTGCTCAACCCGGTGCACTCGTTGAGCTATGGCCAGTCGGGCCTCGACCTGGCCAAGCTGGCCGCCTCGCCGGGCACCGAGGCGAAGGAGCTGTTCGTGCCGCGCAACCAGCTGTCGACCTCGTTCCTGGTCAACTCTGAACTGACCCTGGGCGCCCAGTACTTCTTCGACTGGGACGCCGCCCGCTTGCCCGAAGCCGGAACCTACTACGGTGGCTCGGACGTGGTAGGCGAGGGCGCCCAAAGCTTCCTGCTCGGCCACACCGGTACCCCAGGGTTGATCCCGGTACGCGGCGCGCTGACCACCATCCGCCGTGGCCACGACCTGAAACCGGGCAAGAGTGGCGACTGGGGCATCATGGCCAAATGGTCACCCGAATGGCTCGGCGGCACCCTCGGTTTCTACTACCGCAAAACTTCCGAGATCCTCCCGCAGGCCTGGCTCGACACGCGCGGCATGACCGTCGCCAACGGCCCGTTCGGCAACCCGCCGGGCAGCCGCCAGGGTGCGGTCGGCAACCTGTACAACTCGCTGCAAAGCACGACTTACCAGTTCGCCTATTCCGACGACATCGACATCTATGGCCTGAGCCTGTCCAAGGATGTAGGCGGCATCAGTGTCGGCAGTGACCTGAACATCCGCCACAACATGCCGCTTGCGAGCATCCCGGCAATCGTCAGCGCCCCCGGCCAGGGTGGCCTGGGCGGCGGCTTCGGCCTGCTGCCGGCACGCCTGCCCGCCAGCGGCGTGATCTATGACGTGCCCAAGGATGGCGACAGCCTGAGCGCCACCGGCGATACCCTGCACTGGACCTTGAACGGCCTGATGACCATTGGCGATACGCCGCTGTTCGATTCGGCAACCCTGCTTGGCGAACTGTTCTACAGCAACCTGCTCAAGCTCGATAGCCACAACGAGGCCTTGTACAAGGGCAAGAGCAGCTACCACGGCATCGACAAGGCCACCCGCGACAACTGGGGCATCGCTGTCAACTTCACCCCGACCTGGTACCAGGTGCTGCCGGGCATGGACCTGAGCATGCCGCTGTCGGTAAACGTCGGCCTCGACGGCGTGTCGCCGGTGCAGGGCGGCGGCGCCGAGAACACCGGCAACTATGCGGTGGGTGTGAGCGCCGCGATCTACAACCAGTACTTCGTCGACCTCAAGTACGTCGACAGTTTCGGTGAGACCAAGGCCTGCAAGGACGGCCAGACCGACGGCAGCACCCCCAACGCCCTGGACGGCGAACAGGATTACACCTGCTACGGCGGCGGTTATGCCTCCTTCTCCGGCGGTGGTGCCACCACCGAGGACCGTGGCGCCCTGTACCTGACCGTCAAGACGACCTTCTGA